The sequence below is a genomic window from Pseudobdellovibrionaceae bacterium.
GTCGGAATGTCCTGTAATCAATGCTTGTGCTGTCGGAAAATCTACCATCACCTGATAGAGCTGATCCAAAACTTGCTGACTTCGTTTTGTCACCTCAGCTTTGCCAAATACAAACTGTGTACGCAAAGTAATATCCACCGTTTCTGCTTTGGCAACGCACGCACAAAGCAAAACCCCCACCCATAATAATATACGCATAGCAATTCCCTCTATCTCATATATTATTTTGGATTCACACCCAGCAATGTCAATGAGAGGGGGCGCTTCAAGGCTTTTCTTGCCTTTAGACAAGAAAATATAAATAAATATTTAACATGTCTCTAGACAAAAATCCTAACTGGATAAAAGGAATACTAGACAGAAGTTTTACAAACTAAAAAGCCCATCAACGATGGGCTTTTTGATTGCATGTAGTTTACAACAAAGATCTGATGTACTGCACTTAAGGACAGTATTTGCTCTTTTGGGATTCAGACAAAGACAGTCTTGAGTCTGGCTTAAAGTTTCTGATCAAGGTCTGAACGTCTTTATATTGAAGAGAAGGTGCGATGTAGGATTTCCAATACTCTACAGCTCGCTCGCCTGAATAATCACAAAACTGTCTTAATGCGACTGCAGAAACATATCCTGAAGCATGAACGCCATACCAGCAGTGCACATATACTGGACCTGAGTTTCTTTGGATATTGTTATAAATGTCTTCAAGAATAGGTTGGGGTTTCTTCCAGTTTTTTTGCGAATAACGAATTTCACCCGCATTACATCTCACCGTGGGCTTGGAAGGTTTACCATATAGAAAATAAGCTTGGTTAAATCCACTCTCACATAATGCTTTGAGTGAACTTTCTTTCATAGCAGCTCTGCCCACGCCTTCTGTTGTACCACCACGGTAAAGCGCACCTGGCATCACTTCATAAAATCTTTGTAAATTTCCAACACTGGCGTTAGCGCCTAAAGACAGGCCAAAAACGGTAAAAAGAATTAAAGTTTTAAACACGAGACCACCTTTTTTTATTTGTCATTGATGGTCGTGTTCTATGAAAGTTGGGCTATAAATGCAAGGGCTTTTTCAGCCCCAAGCAAAGGCCAAGAGTAGCCCTGAAATAACTACACCCGATGCAACGAGAACCATAAAACAAAAGCCTAAAATCTCTTTCACTTGAATATTAGCAATAGCCAGTAAGGGCAAAGCCCAAAAGGGTTGAAGCATATTTGTCCAGGCATCACCCCATGCTACAGCCATAACCGTGAGAGGAATGTCCGCACCCAACTCTTGAGCCGCTGGAAGCATCACAGGAGCCTGCACCGCCCACTGTCCTCCCCCTGACGGGATAAATAGATTCACAAGCCCCGCACTCCAAAAGGTCATCAAAGGAAGAGTCGCTTTATTAGAAATTTCGACAAAAAATACAGAGAGCACCTCGGCCAAACCCGAATGCACCATAATCCCCATAATGCCTGCGTATAGCGGGTATTGCACCAATAAGGGACCTAACTTGCCCGCTGCCTCTTCAACCGCCTTTAAAAAGGACCTTGGAGTTTTATGTAAGATCAGACCTAAGAATAAAAATATAAAATTGATAGAGTTCAAGTCTAGTGTGAATTTCTGACTCCACAAGATCTGCACCACATAGATCAATCCCAAAACAAATAAGATCAAAGATACACCACGATGATTTTCTAACCATTCCGAAAAGGCTCGAGATGACGGCACACTCTCTGTGGATTTTGCACCTAACAGGGTGCGATCAACCACCTCAGAGTATTCAGAAGGTTCTCCTGTTGCCTCTCTCCCCTTAGGCTGTAATGCTGGTGTCCAATGGCCCTCATGCGCATTGAGCTTGTGCATGTACCAATTCAAAGCAGGAATGGTGACGGCCAATACAAATAAAGTTGTAAGGTTAAACCCAGAAAATAAAGTCTGCCCAACAGGAAGGATCCCGCCCACCCACTCTTGCGAAAAATTTCCTGGGGTGTTGACCACCAGAGGAATGGAACCCGAAAGTCCTCCATGCCAAAATAAAAATCCACTGTAAGCAGAGGCGACTAGCACTCTAAAGTTTATGTTCTTATGGACTCTTGCTGTCTCGAGAGCAAAGAAGGCCCCGACCACCAAGCCTAAACCCCAGTTGATATAAGCTCCAAACGCAGAGACCAAAGAAACTAACACTATGGCCTGTCCTGGAGTTTTTGCTAACTTCGCCAAAAACTGTAATAGTCTCTTAACTGGCGGGGATGCAGCTACAATATAACCCGTAAAAAGGATCATCACCATTTGTAAAGTAAAGGTGATCAAAGACCAAAACCCATCTCCCCAATAGCGTACGTTGTCTAAAGGTGTCGACGCCGTAAATAAAGAAGACAGCAAGATCACCAAAAGCGTTAAGCCAATGGCAATGACAAAAGGATCAGGCGTGTACCTTCTTAAGACTTTATCGAGTGCTTTTAAAATTTTCTGTAGCATAAGCTAGTAGTTTAGAAGTCTCATTTTAAAAAGCAATTTGTATTTTCAATCTATTCTTTTACGGAATACACGGAATACACGGAATACACGGAATACACGGAATACACGGAATACACGGAATACACGGAATACACGGAATACACGGAATACACGGAATACATTTCCGTAGATTTACACTTAAAACAAGGTAGATTTTAAGCTAAGGCTCAATCACACCGTAGGCTTGCAATAAAGCTTTCACATTCATATCAATGGCTTTACTGGCATCATGAGCGTTGTACATTAAGATTCTTACTGTTTCATAAGAATCTTCAGACAAAGCCGCGCCTTTACCTCGATAACCGCAAGAACGATCTAAGAGCACCATAGTGTACCCTTTATCCATATAGGATTGAATTTCAGTGTAACTTTGGGAATCAAAATAAACTCTATGAGCATCATCTTCAAATTTAGGGCCTTGGCATTTGGCTTTTACTTCAAATTCGTAATACACAATTTCAGACTGTACAGGGATAGCACCTGAATTTAAAACCGCAGCAAACACATTGACTGCAAATGCCTGACTTAAAATAACCATCCAAATTTTTGTCATAAAAACCCCTCATTTTGAAATTCTACACTTTGAGGCTCACCACGTCTTAGGTGGTTCTACATCGAGAATTACTGCTTTATGCCCAATTCACATCTCAAGGGTAGGAACCACAGATATAAAAAAAGTCTGGCTGTTTCTCTAGTGATTTTCGCAGAAACACAGCGAGTCAATTCCTGCGAAACCCTCTTTATTTGCAGATAAAGCCCTTTCTATAAAATTTATATTTTTATTTTTTGGCTTGCCTCTTTTAGATTTGTTCTTGTGTCTCAAACCTAGACGTAAAGTTGAAGTGGCAAGCAGCCTCTGTTATACTTTTTTTGTCAGGCTCCTAAAGCTTGATGTCTTATGAGAAACTAACCTTAACTCTATTCTTTTTGTGATCAAAACTTCATGCTGCTTAAGCTGCGTGTTTGTTTCTGTAATTTTGCAAATCATTTTTAAAAGACCTTTTTCATTTTAGCTTAGATTTTATGGCGCGTTGAATTCCAACTTCATTTCAACAGGTTGGAATTGTCCCGATTCGGTGGACAGGTTTTGATTTGAATATGATTTCATTCCTTTTAGGGTTAGTTTATGAAAACAAGTTTATTTTATATAAAGGCACAGTCCTTATCTTACGAACTTCCATCTGGCGTTGTGATTTTTGAGAATCTCAATTTTATGCTGGGACCCACACGCTATGGGCTTGTGGGCGACAACGGAATTGGCAAGAGCACCTTAGCACGCCTACTCGCGGGCTTACTGCCACCCACTTCAGGCCAAATCCTCAGTAGCGACCCTCACTTTGCCTCACAAGTGGTCCTCCTAGAGCAAAACCTCACACCTTGGCAGGTGAAGGCCGTCAAATACAGTCCCACTGATAATCCCACGTATCCATCCCAACACAATAGCTTGAAATCACATTTGAATATCTCCCCACTCAACAACTTGAACTCACACTCAGACATATCCCCATCTCAGTATGAGATCACGGGTGATATGTATTTAGCAGACTTATGGGACAGTCCCACCGCAGATCCTGAAATGTGGTCCTCTCTCATTGAAGGCATAGATTTAGCTTTACCACTAAAATATTTAAGTGGTGGCCAATGGATGCGGTTACGTTTAGCCAAAACTCTGTCTTTAACGTGTTCGCTTCTTATTTTAGATGAACCGACAAATAATCTGGATGCCGAAGGCAAAGCGAAAATTTTTGCTTTTGTGCGATCTTATAAGGACTCACCTTTATTGATCATCAGTCACGACAGAGAGCTTTTGAATTTAGTGGATACAACTTTAGAACTCACAAACCAAGGTATATCTGTCTTTGGTGGTCCCTTTGATTTCTATCAAGAGGAAAAACTTAAAGAACGACAAAATCAAAAAAGAGAGCTGGAGTTTTTAAAACATCAAAAAAAGAAAGTAGAACAAGATTGGATTCAAAAAAATACAAAACAGGAAAAGCGTATGCGAAATGCCAAAAAGAACATTTCCAATATGGGACTTTCACGCCTATCAGCGGGATTAAAAAAACGAAATGCAGAAAATACGCTGAGCAAAATTCAACGACAAGAAAATGT
It includes:
- a CDS encoding TIGR00366 family protein, with translation MLQKILKALDKVLRRYTPDPFVIAIGLTLLVILLSSLFTASTPLDNVRYWGDGFWSLITFTLQMVMILFTGYIVAASPPVKRLLQFLAKLAKTPGQAIVLVSLVSAFGAYINWGLGLVVGAFFALETARVHKNINFRVLVASAYSGFLFWHGGLSGSIPLVVNTPGNFSQEWVGGILPVGQTLFSGFNLTTLFVLAVTIPALNWYMHKLNAHEGHWTPALQPKGREATGEPSEYSEVVDRTLLGAKSTESVPSSRAFSEWLENHRGVSLILFVLGLIYVVQILWSQKFTLDLNSINFIFLFLGLILHKTPRSFLKAVEEAAGKLGPLLVQYPLYAGIMGIMVHSGLAEVLSVFFVEISNKATLPLMTFWSAGLVNLFIPSGGGQWAVQAPVMLPAAQELGADIPLTVMAVAWGDAWTNMLQPFWALPLLAIANIQVKEILGFCFMVLVASGVVISGLLLAFAWG
- a CDS encoding ATP-binding cassette domain-containing protein, producing the protein MKTSLFYIKAQSLSYELPSGVVIFENLNFMLGPTRYGLVGDNGIGKSTLARLLAGLLPPTSGQILSSDPHFASQVVLLEQNLTPWQVKAVKYSPTDNPTYPSQHNSLKSHLNISPLNNLNSHSDISPSQYEITGDMYLADLWDSPTADPEMWSSLIEGIDLALPLKYLSGGQWMRLRLAKTLSLTCSLLILDEPTNNLDAEGKAKIFAFVRSYKDSPLLIISHDRELLNLVDTTLELTNQGISVFGGPFDFYQEEKLKERQNQKRELEFLKHQKKKVEQDWIQKNTKQEKRMRNAKKNISNMGLSRLSAGLKKRNAENTLSKIQRQENVRLQKSQQTVENALDKLKLDQAMRIDIPNISIPKCKKIFEIQNGNIIFSGKKPLWKNNLNHIATGPCRIAIQGSNGIGKSTLVRALLTQKLGLGIAQELSSIKRHERLQKKSHEEILEQNILGAVKAKGATQELQTQLLGQWTMGSVNTALLDQTYSLLDPRLDVLQNILTSTTMDPDMVRNKLALLQFEDDKVFQSIESLSGGEKLKVSLAKIFFATPSPEFLILDEPTNNLDLASLEILESCLQEYKGALLIISHDTVFLEKIKIEDTIFLF